In Mesotoga sp. BH458_6_3_2_1, the DNA window TAATGTGGGAAGGACTCTCTCGCTACTTTCTCTTTGAACTTCTGAAGGGCTCTTTCGATGGAAGCTGGGTCCTTAACTTTTCTCATTTCCGCACCTCCTTTTATTAAACTCTAGTTCTACATTCATAATATATCACATAAAATAATGAAAAGTCAAGCACATAAATAAAAATATCTTCAATTACTATAATTATTTCTTCTATCTATATAAGTATTTGCTTTTAGTTGGGCATAATACTTAAATTATGAGTGGTTAGAGATATCTATCAGACAGAAATAGGATGATTCGACTTATTATTATTGAAAGTCATGATAGTATCAATTCAAATTAATGGCTATCTAGTGCGAAAGAATTAGGAGAAAGTATTGGAATTTATTCCTTTGAGTCACAGAAGTTCTGTTTTTGTATCCTTCAAGGAGTATATTCTATTATTGAGATGGAAGTGGGGTGATTCTGTGAAAAACACGAACTACTTACTTATCGGAAAGGGTAGGAATAGCGGCGAAGTTCTGAAATCGTTCGAGAACTGTCCATATGTTGTTTCCTGTTCCTGCTCGAAGGAGTTTCTCTGGGTGAATTTCAAGCTACCGGTCGACCATAAGTGGTGGCTAGAGGGAGCAGAAGAGGATCCTGTCAATACTTTGGGTCTGGAGTCTGTAGAAGTATTCGAACTCTCGAGGATTTCAGGTGAAAGCGCTTTTTCGGAAGGGAAGACTGAAGGCTTACTGAGTATCGCCCCTTGCGGCAGCGATTGCCTTCAGTGTCCTCTATACAGTTCCAGATGCGGTGGCTGCCCAGAAACGGTCTATTTTGGAAGGAATGAGACAAAGTGACCGAAAACTTATCCGACAAGGGTTTGCACGTTCTGTACATGTCGAGAATCAATGAGGTAATGGATTACATTGAAAACAATCTATCGGAACCTCTCACTCTGGAGGAACTGGCAAATGTCGCTGGCTTTTCGAAGTATCACTTTCACAGGATTTTTTACGCATTCGTTGGAGAGACTCTCTCGCAGTTTGTCTGGAGACTGAGGATCGGAAAAGCGGCAGCCCTTCTTGCGAACGATCCGAAGAAGACAGTAGTTGAGGTGGCGGACGAGTGCGGTTTTGCGAATGGGTCTTCTTTAGGCAGAAGCTTCAAGAAGCGCTTCGGAATGAGTCCGCTGGAATGGAAGAAGAAGAAATCAGAAGACAGCAATCTCGGAGAATGTGAAAGCAATCTGGGTATGGGTGACGGCAACACAGATCGGTCATCATCTTTCTCGCGACTCTATAATCATAGCATCGACAGTTACTTGAGGAGGATGAATATGGGAAAGAAGGCTGAGAGAGTCGAAATCATGAACTTTGAAGAAAGCGCGGTCGCGTACGTACGCTACATAGGGCCTTACGCCGGCGATGAAAAACTCTTTGAGACACTTTTCAATAGACTGTGCTCATGGGCCGGGCCAAGAGGACTTATCGAGAGGAAAGGAGCACAGTTCCTGATAATCTATCACGACAACCCCGAGGTAACAGAAGACGACAAACTGAGATTGAGTGTCTGCATCACAGTGCCTGAAGATACGAAGGTAGAAGGTGAAATCGGGAAAATGGTTATTCCTGCCGGAGAGTATGCGGTGGCTCGCTTCGAGCTGGATGCCACTGAATATGCCGGGGCATGGGACTGGGTTTATGGCTCATGGCTGCCGGAAAGCGGATACGTGCCCGACGACAGGCCTTCGTTCGAACTCTATCCAGATGTTGAAAGCTCAGTGGAAGGGAAGAAGGTAGTGGACATCTATATCCCGATACGAAATATGTAGTGCATGGCTATCAGTTGACCGGTATGGTTCGCCGTTCTATGTAGAGAAGACGCAATGCTCCGAAGAACATTGCCGGAAGTGATGCTGCTGCGCAGGAGGCCTGTCAGGTCAGCCGTCAACGGTTCTCCGTTCTCCGACTAGAACGAAAAGCCAGGTCTAGGGTTTGGAAACAGCTAGATCCCGTGCAAAAACATCACGGGATGACAGTCTATTCTGCTTACGCAGGTCAGTCAGGCTGCGCTTGGCCAGTCTCGTCTGCGGCTAGGCCAGTCACCCTCGGTGGCCAGTTCCGCTTCGCGGGGAAAGGGACGCTTGCCAGAAGACGCTGCACGCTGATCGCTGAGAAGAGCCTTCTTCGTTCCAGATAATGAAGCCGTCCTTTGAGAAGAGCACACACCCCACCGCAAGCGGTCCCCCCCGCTCGAGCGGGGATTTAGAAGCTTGAGTTCGAGAAGAACATCCGGGTAAGTGATGCCCGGAAGTACATTCGGGGAAGTGATGCCGCTTCGCAGGAGGCCTGTCAGGTCAGCCGTCAACGGTCCGCCGCTGATGTTTCAGAACCGCTTTTGTTCACCAGACCCTAGATCCGATCATAATTCCGCCGTCATACTGAACGCTACGAAGTGCCGTCCTTCGATAGGATCAAAAAAATCACTGTGATTCTTTCGTAGGGGCGAACGGCTGTTCGCCCGAAAAGAAAACCAATAACGGGACGAAATAGAGAGTTTAACAGAACAAGTTGCGAAATCCTGTGCTGAATTCATGCTTCCGGTCAAGACTTGTTTCATTTGACCTTCTCGGAGGACGGTGGACCGTTGACGGACAGCGTGGTTTTCATTAGCGGTCAGCCTTCCCTAACAAGCGGCTCTTTCCACCTAACGGTGGAGCCTAAGAACGAATAAAAGATCCTCGTTCATTGACTAAGAGCTATCGCTTTTTGCAGTATGCAACCCGCTATTACGCAATACTAACGGCCTTCATACTTCCGGAGGACCGACGTTGATCGTAAGCCAGTAGTCACCGATGGCCCTGGCTACCACTAGAAATTCATCGAAATCGACGGGTTTGACAAGATAGGAATTGACTCCGCAGTCATAGCAGATCATTCTGTCGCCCTCTTCGCGAGAGGATGTGAGAACAACAACCGGAATCCTCCTCGTGATTTCATTGCTCTTCATTTCATGCAATACCTCGTGTCCCGAAATCCCTGGAAGTTTGAGATCCAGCAATACAAGATCAGGTACGGGGAATGCTTCTCTATCTTCGAACCTCCCCCTGCCAAACACGTAGTCCAGCGCCGCCTCTCCGTTCTTTGCAATCTCGATTCGATTCGTGAGTCCTACCTGCCTGAAAGAGTCAAGAGTCAACTCAATATCCATCGAATTATCTTCAACTAGAAGTATTATGGCTTTTTTCAAGAGCTAGCCCCCTTGATTTTAATTGTGAATCTTGCGCCTTTCCCTGGCTCCGATTCGAGAGATACATCTCCCCCCATAAGAGCAACTGATTTCTTCACGATTGCCAGTCCAATTCCGGTTCCGGGATATTCATCTCCGGTGTGCAATCTCTGGAATATATTGAATATCCTTTCATGAAACTTGCTTTCTATTCCGATGCCATTGTCTTCAACAGTCAGGTTCACAAAACCGTTCTGTTCATCTGAATAGACTTTTATCACGAGATGCTCCCCGCTCTTGTGATAAGTGAGCGAGTTCTGAAGCAGATTGGTCAATGCCCTTCTAAGCAGCGAGCGATCCGCGTAGACATCGGGCAGATCTGAGAGGACCTTCACTTCGGCTTCTTCCTCAACAATCCTGCTTTCAAGCGTCGAGATGCAATCGCTAACAAGATCCTGCAGAGATACTACTTCTCGTCTCAGCACCGCTTTTCCAACTCTTGAGTACTCAAGAAGTCCTGTGATCAGCTCCGACATGTCCTCTCCTGCCTTGACAATGAATCCGAGATAACGACTGCCTTCTTCCGGGAGAAGAGACGAGTAGCGATCGGACACTATCTTTGAAAATCCTCTTATCGCTCTCAGGGGAGCCTTCAGGTCATGAGAAACCGAGTACGCGAAAGATTCGAGCTCCCTGTTTGCTTCCTCGAGCTCCTCCGTTCTCCTCACAACTCTCCTTTCGAGCTCTTCCAGAGTCATTTCTCGCTCCGTTACATCTTCAAATACGACTACAATCTCATCTGCCTTGTGCCTATAGATGAAATTCTCGGCCCAGAAAGTCAGCCTCCCATCGTGATACTCTTTAACAGGATGATGCTGCGAATACCCGCTTTTCCATACATCGAGTATCCGATCATATAGCCCTAAGTTCTTTACACCCGGAAAGATTGCTCTGACGCTTCTTCCAAGTATCTCCTCGCGGTTTACACCCGTTATCCTACAACCTGCCGGATTCATGTCTAGAAAGACAATGTCATCGCCGTCATTGACCACTTTGTAAATTGCAACGCCGACATTCATATTCACATACAACTGTCTGAAAAGAAGCTCGCTTTCATTTAGGGCCAGCTCCATCTTGTGCTGTTCAGTCACGTCCTCAAGGATTCCGAATAGACCCGCAAGATTTCCCTTTTCGTCGTGAATCGGAGCGTTATAGACCTTGACGACCACTTCCTTTCCATCCTTCCTGTGCCTAACGAATCGTGCTCCTCTGACGGGCCATCCTTTGAGAGTCTCTTCATTCATCTTCCGATGCTCTTCCC includes these proteins:
- a CDS encoding GyrI-like domain-containing protein; translation: MTENLSDKGLHVLYMSRINEVMDYIENNLSEPLTLEELANVAGFSKYHFHRIFYAFVGETLSQFVWRLRIGKAAALLANDPKKTVVEVADECGFANGSSLGRSFKKRFGMSPLEWKKKKSEDSNLGECESNLGMGDGNTDRSSSFSRLYNHSIDSYLRRMNMGKKAERVEIMNFEESAVAYVRYIGPYAGDEKLFETLFNRLCSWAGPRGLIERKGAQFLIIYHDNPEVTEDDKLRLSVCITVPEDTKVEGEIGKMVIPAGEYAVARFELDATEYAGAWDWVYGSWLPESGYVPDDRPSFELYPDVESSVEGKKVVDIYIPIRNM
- a CDS encoding response regulator gives rise to the protein MKKAIILLVEDNSMDIELTLDSFRQVGLTNRIEIAKNGEAALDYVFGRGRFEDREAFPVPDLVLLDLKLPGISGHEVLHEMKSNEITRRIPVVVLTSSREEGDRMICYDCGVNSYLVKPVDFDEFLVVARAIGDYWLTINVGPPEV
- a CDS encoding PAS domain S-box protein; amino-acid sequence: MGREALTALMNNAALLITLVVLYSVFYTKSIPSRLASRQIISGLLLGLVTVAVMMNSWQLSPGVVFDTRTVVLGLIGLFFGFLPSAIAASMAIVLRLLMGGEGALPGIGTIISSVSVGLFWRYVVKKKIGDHSLLELYLLGVVVHSFMLICMLFLPQHSRETFFSITALPVMIIYPLATMVVGWAITDQIARQRGKAAEKELVVMSERLATIVKTSPIAIVTIDLNYNVTGWNEAAEKIFGWKESEVIGKPLPYIYENHREEHRKMNEETLKGWPVRGARFVRHRKDGKEVVVKVYNAPIHDEKGNLAGLFGILEDVTEQHKMELALNESELLFRQLYVNMNVGVAIYKVVNDGDDIVFLDMNPAGCRITGVNREEILGRSVRAIFPGVKNLGLYDRILDVWKSGYSQHHPVKEYHDGRLTFWAENFIYRHKADEIVVVFEDVTEREMTLEELERRVVRRTEELEEANRELESFAYSVSHDLKAPLRAIRGFSKIVSDRYSSLLPEEGSRYLGFIVKAGEDMSELITGLLEYSRVGKAVLRREVVSLQDLVSDCISTLESRIVEEEAEVKVLSDLPDVYADRSLLRRALTNLLQNSLTYHKSGEHLVIKVYSDEQNGFVNLTVEDNGIGIESKFHERIFNIFQRLHTGDEYPGTGIGLAIVKKSVALMGGDVSLESEPGKGARFTIKIKGASS